The window tttacatttgaCCTCCTATTttgagcttcttcttctttttatacaacagtcaTGGTAATCGCTGTGTTAATAAATTACCAGAAAAGGAGGAAGCACTTGAAGGCAACACGTCTGTTCCCCTTTGCAGGCAGTGCGCCTGGAGAGCGCGTGGTCGGACCGGGTGCGGTACATGGTGGTGGTGTATACTAGCGGCCGACAGGACACGGAGGAGAACATCCTTCTGGGGATCGACTTCACCAACAAAGACTGGTACAAAGATGCTCCATTTGTTGGGTTTTACACAGTGTTGGCTGTATTGTGTGTAATATTTTTCCTGCTGTTGTTGCAGAGTTCCTACTCAGTCTTAaaaagtcaggaaacatttggaATTTCATTTTATCGTTTGATTTTTagtatgaaaaaacaaaaacgtgtcaataaaatacataaaaaaatgtttgagatTTTTTGCTATATCTTCGGACTTTATTCTTAGAGAGGCACCAGTCAATCGGCCAGGGATGGAAATTGGACCATTTTCCGGCTGCCATAACCTGGTCAAAAATCCAAGGGTTGTTTTTCCAtattcattaaatgcatcaaaagtACAAACTCACTCATTTTCATGTTGTAAACGCCTCAGCCTAGAACATGAACTCTGATGTGTCACACAGCTCAGGCGACAATGGTATGGCGTAGAAATGAGTTCACCTTCATTACTCAACAGCAggactggcaaaaaaaaacgtCAGACTGTAGCTGCAGCacagagtatttattttccACCAACGAAACAGCCAAACACGTTCTCCATCCCACCACAGAAATAAATGGCTCCATCTGAAACGTTCTAATCACAGcacctagctcctgttccttcacctttcatgaggtcaacagcaAGAACTGTCTAAATTCCCATCGAGGTGGGCTCTGCTTACACGTCATGTCAcccaaaggattgtgggatccCTTATGGCTGCTCAGTGGCAGTGAGGGACAAgctccctatgctaaaggaactatTATAGGAAgaatacaggctccttttcttacctccttccttactgactgcactatttagACAGCAcgtatcatggcgaccgctgacacacttcGGTTTTGGCTAAAGAGACCTTATCCGTCAGACCTTTTCAGACACAGTCAAAGTCTCTTCCCCTTCTTCTACAGAGTGGCTGGTTGACAGGCTTTGTCCCGACAGCCAGCCAGGTGTAATAGAACATGCTCAAATGACAGAACTGAGTCAGTATATTACTGAATGGcaattaaaatacatataactaaaacaaagaaaatagtgTTCAGTTTGAGTGTTACAGATGCACTTTTGGgagtttaataaaaatcagaCCAAACTTAGTGAGATATAGAATTAGGATAACACCATTTCATATTAATTTCAAAACTGGTATAGCCATAAAACGTCCAATTGCCACATCTCTATCTGTTCCTTATACTATTatctcaaaaataaatattcatgttATGATTAAATAGCTTTTTCTTTGATTATTAGATGGCATCCTTTAACTCTGTTCTGTCTTTGTACGTctgattattttgtttcatgagtcttcaaacagaaaaccaacagACAAAAGCATTTTCAGTCatgattaaacaataaaaatggtgCCAtttaacttcttcttcttctggtctGTAGAACCTCTTAGGTCAGGGTGTTAAGTTTCCAACTTAAAACTATGTTTGACATCTGCTTTAGATGTCAaacatagttttattttttttatttttttacaaagtgaAGGTATCAGACATGACAAACTGTGATTTCAAGAATCTGTCAATAGTGTAGAGTCATTAATGCAAAGTTTTAGTCTAATAAGTTTACGTGTTTATATAAGATGATGTAAGTGCGTCGGATCAGAAACTACATAtagtattgttttttgtttttctcaattGTGGAACATACAGATAATGAAGCACAAGTTGGTAAATGTTTTATGATCAAACATTCAGaacaaggcagaaatttgagTCTGAATAACGTAGAGGATTTTCAAAAGGAAAAGTAGTAAGGACCACGGTAATAAATAATCAACTGTATGACAAAGGCCAGTCTGAGTCTATTTTCAACACCCTCTGTGTCTGTCttaatctttgtttttgtccttagTTATTGGTTAGTATAGAGACTTGAAATTAGTTAAATAAGTTATTCATTTAAAGATTCTTGTCAGGGAGAACTGCGATAgcctggcgacctgtccagggtgtaccccgcctctcgcccattgacggatggatggatggatggatggatggatggatggatggatggatggatggatggatggatggatggatgtcaggGAGAATATTGCTGATTTAGTAATCTAGCcttcacaacaaaaaaaatctttttcctgcagaaataaaatctgtaaCATATGACTCCTTATTAATTTAATTCTTGGACTCCATTTTCCATCTTcctaaaattataatttttttatgtttttatgccAGTAAAAGCTGTTCAATCGGCATGGTGCTACCTCTTTGGAGCGATACCAAGATCCATCTGGATGGAGACGGGTGAGCTATTTAAGTCTTCTCCCCCCTCCCCCGTCACGTCATATGAGTTTTATTCACACAAAGCAGCatctcccccccccaccaccaccaccaccaccaccaccccactCAGTCGGCCTCCCGTCTGTTTTGTCTGCTCCTCAGGGGCTTCACAGTGAACACAGCAGGTCGGACTCATGTCTTCAAACCTGTGTCAGTGCAGGCTATGTGGTGAGTAATGATCAACCTGTTGAGTCACTCTGGTTGTCTGCTGTAGTTTACTTGTAATGGAATAGCACAGTAATTCCCCCCGACAACCAGTCACACGTACTGCAGCGGTTCATGGGGGGGATGAGAGTGCCACCTTCTGGCAGGAGGGCTACCTCCATGGGTTTTCTCAAAGACGACGTGTAAACACTGGATTCATTCAAATGTTTTGCTTGCATACcttgatggggaaaaaaaaaaatctcctcgTATCTCCGTTTGTGTGATCTCCCACGATTTAGGTCGGCGTTGCAGGTGCTGCACAAGGCTTGCGAGGTGTCCCGCAGGTTTAACTACTTCCCCGGGTGCATGGCCCTCACCTGGATGGGATACTACGAGAGCTGCATCGCGTCCGAGCAGAGCTGCATCAACGAGTGGAACGCCATGAAGGACTTAGAGACCACTCGGCCAGACTCACCCATCATGTTTGTCGACAAGTAAGCTCACCCCGTTCACCTTAGAAACaccctttttatttgtttgtttgtgaaaacaaaagaactAGAATGTGCTCCGATTTGAAGAGTAACTTAGGGGGTTCAGatttttatgatgctgttttatttctagGCCTTCAGAGAGGGAAAGGACAGAGTGCCTTATTAAATCCAAACTTAGAAGCATTATGACGTCCCAGGACCTTGAGAACGTCACCTGCAAACAGGTAAAAGCATAAATGTTCAGAGTGCAATGAAATCTCCTGATATAATGTTGTAAGCGCTGCAAGGAAACACTGCTTTACACCCGACTGACTGATGAAGCTGAATTTAGTGTCTTATTTAAAGCCTCCAGTTTGCAGCTCCAGCCACTGACGAGATGGGTCATTCTTGAACTGCTTCTTTCACGCTGgttaaaaactcttaaaaacgCTGTTTGTGAGTCTGTGACTTCTTAAATGCTCATTTATATTCAGTGATTATTTAGGTCTGGAAACACAAGGATGGAGTCCCAGTCCCGGTGATCTTCTGTCCAGATTCTCAAAAACTGATTGAGCTCAATTAGTTTGCGATCTTGTTAACCTTTATGCTGTTTGAGTGGGGGAAACAAAACAGGAGCTATCTTTTGACGAAGGTGCTCTGAGAATTTGTTGCTGTATAATTGTCGATAGAAACATTGGTAAATAGTTACAAGTTTGAGCTTTTCAGATAGTTTCAGCTTCAACGGCTGCATTCACATCACAGTCGCcgaagttttgtttttcaattctCGGTATTAGTTTTATGTTTCATAACATTGTGACATCATTGAGCCCACTATTTCTACGTTTtagtttataaatatatttactgCATTGATGTTGCAGGGCTTTTCTGACTGCAGGTGACAGCCCAATACTTTCAACCCAATATTTAAACAGAGgaagagaaaacacaaacttGGTTTGTGATTCTGGACATAAATAATGAGAAATAAACCTCTTCACGTCACAGTGATAGCTTTTCctatttcatgttttaatttagtgatgaaataaaaaaaaaaatgtaaaattttctggCTACCTGGTTCTGACTTGAAGGTTTTGCTATTTTTGCTTGAAGATAACTCAATTTATCGCTCTCTCAGATCGCGACTCTTCCACATCTTTCTGGCCTTTTCAGACAGTTGAAATTAAAACCTTGAAGCCCTGCAGGCAGAACTCGTGTGTTTCATGCAGAACTATTGAAACAGGAATGAAGGCAcgctttttaatttctctttttaagATCCGGACTGAGTTGGAGCGGCACATGAACTGCAACCTGAAAGAGTATAAGGAGTTCATTGACAACGAGATGCTGCTGATCCTCGGCCAGATGGACAAAGCCACTCTGATTTTTGACCACGTCTACCTGGTGGGGAGCcataaaaatcacacaaaaatctCTGCTGGACTTGTTTATTGAGATAAAAATGTCGCCACCTTTTACTTTCCAAAGACTAATATGCCCGTAATGAATCATCTTAGCGAAATGATGACTTTGAAGATCAAAACAACCTTAAAGGGGGTTAAAAGGCACTCGGACTGAACAGCGCTTTCTCTCGTTTGTTTTTCAGGGATCTGAGTGGAACGCATCTaatttggaggagctgcaggagacgGGGTGATTTGTTTTAGATTATGGGAGAACTAAGATAAACACATACTTTCCTCGTGGTTCGAGCGAGAAGGAATGCTGGTGATAAGTTGGCGTTGTGTTTCTCTCCAGGGTGGGCTACATCCTCAACGTTACCAGGGAGATAGACAACTTCTTCCCAGGGACCTTCTGTTACCACAACATCCGCGTCTACGACGAGGACGCCACGGACCTGCTCGCCCACTGGAACGACACGTATAACTTCATCATGAAAGCAAAGTCAGTCCTCATTGGGTCACAGGATGCTATACATACAAGTATTAGTCTATATTGTTACATTTAGTTTTagacaaatcaaaataaatgataaaactaATGCGTAGCGGAAAATCTTCAGCACAGACTTTTGGGTTCGCCAAACCCTCTTCGGTCCATTGAAAACAGGGTTGCTTGttaaaaccactgagctatattatacactggagtgctaatcaccgtctgtttgaacaagtcgctttgaagccaccagccgccatattggtactccctatttccccccagtaactagggaatatgtgcgctacatcatcgaataacgaggattttctcatgttcagggggggcttaaaacttttaaaatgtcaaatgccatatagttttatgttatgttctaaaaatatcaagtactgagaaagtcatgtgctgaaatattttgcattttattcatttaaatatatatgtttaacatttataaatatataaataacaatatataaaaacatatatttacatatgtgtatacatatatatacatatatacatatacacatacttatatatacatatatatatatttaatatgaataacatgtaaaatatttcagcacctaatttcctagtagttgatagtgttagtacatccactgactgtagaattgcctgtgaaacgttttcacacagccagaaaactgcttgttgttgcaaccaaatcctatgggattctgtgagagtagggagtagcaagatggcggccagtgacttcagtttttcggcaaaatcagcactccagtgtattatatagctcagtggttaaaACGTCTACAAGACAACGTTTTGTTTACGACCTCCGCGCACGCGACACAAGTAGCAGTTGTTAAATTGTTGCAGCCTGATCTAAAAAGGGTTACTAACATCTTGCATTCGCTCGACTTGATAGAAGACCCAGTACTTCCGTGTTTGGCTGTGTCCCTTTCCTAGAAGGAGTGTTGTCCTGGATGGAGCTATTGCTGCAACATTCGGCCAATTAGCATTAAATTATCAACTGAATTTGATTATGTCGTGTCATAACTTGGCTTTTTAGTattaaaatgaattattttacataatCAGATATTAAGTAAATGTCACAGTCCTTCAAAGTGTAAATTGatggtatataaataaaattattaattagattatcaaaaataaaaaaaaataaaaaattgttgcGGGTAATTCCGACCCACAGAAAGAACGACTCCAAGTGTCTCGTCCACTGCAAGATGGGCGTCAGCCGCTCCGCCTCCACCGTCATCGCGTACGCCATGAAGGAGTACGGCTGGTCTCTGGAGAAAGCGTACAACTTTGTGAAGCAGAAGAGGAACATCACCCGACCCAACGCGGGCTTCATGAGGCAGCTGGCGGAGTACGAGGGCATCTTAGACGCCAGGTACCCTCGCTCGTCCCACGCGTGAATGCGAGGCATTACCGACTTGCAGTATTTTTGAGACTGACCTTTTTTTGTCCTGCTTTTCTGCGTCCAGTAAACAGCGGCACAACAAGCTGTGGCACCCGGATGCAGACTGTGAGATGGCGGAGGGTCAGCAGGGGTCGGTGCAGTGCTGTGGAGGGCAGGATGGAGGGGATCCCAGCGCGGAGTCCGGGATGTCCCCCTGCTGCGAGGAGGCGTCGTCTGACAAAGGTGCAGCGTGCCCCTCCCCATGCAGGACCGTCGCCCTAGACATCGACCCCGCCTACAATAACTACTACTTCCGCCGGCTGTCTGACTCTGCCCTCGACAGCGAGCCGTCGACGCCCGTGCGCGGCCCTCCTCTCCTCGGCATGGAAAAAGTCTTCATAGAAATTGAGGACGTGGAGAGAGACGCGCTGCTGGACGACGAGGCCTTCGACGGACGGGAGGGCCTGCCGCTGCCCCACTTCGGACCCACGGCGGAGGGCACCGCCGCCCAGACCTGCAGCCGCGGGCCGGagcccctggaggagctgcggcTGAGGCTGGAGTTCAACACCGTGgcggaggaggacgaggaggacgtgcggaaggaggaggcagagaTGGAGGTGTTGATGCAGCCAGATGACAGAGGGGGCGGGGAAGGAGGCGGCGCCGAGAGCCACGACGTGGAGGTGGAGGGGGATCCGGAGGGGATCGGGATGGATCTGGCCTCCCTCAATGAAAattcaaacaacaacaaccatttGAGCCTTCTGCAGAACCACCATGTAAGTTTGGGAAatctttttaaatcacatttctaAAGCAAAAAGATGTCAGTCGTTGGTCTGGCTCAGTGAATTggaatgttttaattaaaagtatttcttACAATAATACAGTAAGAAAAattggtaacactttatttgaaggggtgtacataagactgacattacactgtcataaacatgacataaaacctgttatgaacataaattactctttatgaatgtttatgactgttgtcattaattgtcattcggtaaattatgacactattaaagcaaagttgacattgtttaaaatgtctttgttatgacaagcccttaacttaCCAAAACcccaagcccttaatttaacctaatcccaaatgaagccctaaatttaaccttgtctctgttaatgtcaagttgtcataacaaagacattttaaacaatgtcaactttgctttaatagtgtcataatttaccgaatgacaataaATGataacagtcctaaacattcataaagagtcatttatgttcataacaggtgttatgtcatgtttatgacagtgtaatgtcagtcttatgtacaccccttcaaataaagtgtaaccgaAAAATTCTACttatatttattcatgttcattttgatgattatgacacacagctaatgaaaacgcTAAACTTTATCCTGAACTTAGAATACTGCATAAAACCCAAACTTTTTTTGATACAGAAATGTTTGTTGTGGCCTAAATGTTCACGGTGAAGACTGCTGACTCGACAGATATCCAGAAGTGAGTCTCTGACGTCTTCCAAAAGAAAGGAAAGCCACAAAAGGTCGATCCTGGTCCATCACAGAGTTTTATCCGAACATATCaacagaaagttgagtggaaggaaaaaatgatGGTAGAAAAAACATCTAACAGGGATAACCATGGCCTTGAGAGGATCGCAGAGCAAAACACTTTTAGGAGTTAAACAAAAATCTACAAAAGAAACTctgaataaagcaaaaaatacagaaaacacacacaaatacaatcATGACAGCGGGGTTCCTGCACTATACTGTTTTTAATACTCTGGGAGTGTATGGGattttatttaaccattttaaaaggcttttttgTTAAACAAACCTGGATTCAAGCAGGGAACCTCCTTAGGAGCAAGCTGCAACCACCTggtaataaaatgtaataatgcTTCAGaaacaaagtgtttttaatATTGAGTTATATTTAGATGTCATTATCTATCTTTGATCTGACACATAATGCTGTGATTTTAACATCTTACCCATTAGTATCATGATCTTTGATTTACTGACTGAATCTGCTCTCGTTCAAAAACCAAAAACCACACCGTGCTTAAAGAGTGCTGTTCATCGCTCCAAattaaaacacatccattaacaaaacaataatgaaaagataatgcataaaaacagttaaagaaacaataaaaccaatttaaaacaaaaagtctcactagtggtaaaagccaaagaatgaCAGTAAGTTTGTGAGCGGGGGCAGGTTATTCCATAATTAAGGAGCAACAACGAGGCCCTGTGGTCGTTAACGGAGTCTGCTTTACTCATTATTAGGTTCACTGGAgtggagggatttttttttacaaaccatgTTATAAAACCAAAGTtggtaaaagaaaaattgtCTTTTAATGAGTCAACATTTATTGTGGGATATTCCATTCCTTATTTGCCAATATGTCTTAGACTTAGACGTTTTGAACCAGAGCCGGTCTTCATTTGAGGCCGGATGCAAAACAAGCATCGACAGGCTGCATCCGAGTTAtagtctggaaaaaaataattgattttgaaatgaaaattgTGTGGGAAAACCTGTGTTGAGTCTTGGGTTTTCA of the Fundulus heteroclitus isolate FHET01 chromosome 12, MU-UCD_Fhet_4.1, whole genome shotgun sequence genome contains:
- the ssh1a gene encoding protein phosphatase Slingshot homolog 1 isoform X2, translated to MHLVVEPFQEAAMKMLPYFVENAVLTQNEINRILSESFFMVKGAALFLQQGSSQQGQKAHPPHKHAGDLPQHLQVMINILRSEDRIKLAVRLESAWSDRVRYMVVVYTSGRQDTEENILLGIDFTNKDCKSCSIGMVLPLWSDTKIHLDGDGGFTVNTAGRTHVFKPVSVQAMWSALQVLHKACEVSRRFNYFPGCMALTWMGYYESCIASEQSCINEWNAMKDLETTRPDSPIMFVDKPSERERTECLIKSKLRSIMTSQDLENVTCKQIRTELERHMNCNLKEYKEFIDNEMLLILGQMDKATLIFDHVYLGSEWNASNLEELQETGVGYILNVTREIDNFFPGTFCYHNIRVYDEDATDLLAHWNDTYNFIMKAKKNDSKCLVHCKMGVSRSASTVIAYAMKEYGWSLEKAYNFVKQKRNITRPNAGFMRQLAEYEGILDASKQRHNKLWHPDADCEMAEGQQGSVQCCGGQDGGDPSAESGMSPCCEEASSDKGAACPSPCRTVALDIDPAYNNYYFRRLSDSALDSEPSTPVRGPPLLGMEKVFIEIEDVERDALLDDEAFDGREGLPLPHFGPTAEGTAAQTCSRGPEPLEELRLRLEFNTVAEEDEEDVRKEEAEMEVLMQPDDRGGGEGGGAESHDVEVEGDPEGIGMDLASLNENSNNNNHLSLLQNHHDRASSFLLQSEASVPPSAPASELCLNACPPPEVQSASSPRSQTEGLSAPVGLPSPRGPLCDCANCAAAALLSAEEERPCGKSLRSAEDSGHLFQAETELRDARSGSASDVLPELMRADFEEEAPAVACRLGQQQESLSQLRRSGLVRRRAERLERLTGMSPQDCQRSKSSSSHAEGKEDLSSFTGDFAKTSTPCQVRLEPTVVPLTNEALLGVVGSGPLTPASSPHGSALTRSSSTDSLRSVRGKPGLVRQRAQEIETRMRLAGLTVPSRLKRSNSLAKLGSLNLSSDDLCSACSSDAGTLLLLSLSPEPDPGPEWDSPTASTSSKPFKDLRTPERALPGEPRS
- the ssh1a gene encoding protein phosphatase Slingshot homolog 1 isoform X1, which encodes MALVTLQRSPTPSAASTASTATTTAGEDFGSEDERRVNQSLSESFFMVKGAALFLQQGSSQQGQKAHPPHKHAGDLPQHLQVMINILRSEDRIKLAVRLESAWSDRVRYMVVVYTSGRQDTEENILLGIDFTNKDCKSCSIGMVLPLWSDTKIHLDGDGGFTVNTAGRTHVFKPVSVQAMWSALQVLHKACEVSRRFNYFPGCMALTWMGYYESCIASEQSCINEWNAMKDLETTRPDSPIMFVDKPSERERTECLIKSKLRSIMTSQDLENVTCKQIRTELERHMNCNLKEYKEFIDNEMLLILGQMDKATLIFDHVYLGSEWNASNLEELQETGVGYILNVTREIDNFFPGTFCYHNIRVYDEDATDLLAHWNDTYNFIMKAKKNDSKCLVHCKMGVSRSASTVIAYAMKEYGWSLEKAYNFVKQKRNITRPNAGFMRQLAEYEGILDASKQRHNKLWHPDADCEMAEGQQGSVQCCGGQDGGDPSAESGMSPCCEEASSDKGAACPSPCRTVALDIDPAYNNYYFRRLSDSALDSEPSTPVRGPPLLGMEKVFIEIEDVERDALLDDEAFDGREGLPLPHFGPTAEGTAAQTCSRGPEPLEELRLRLEFNTVAEEDEEDVRKEEAEMEVLMQPDDRGGGEGGGAESHDVEVEGDPEGIGMDLASLNENSNNNNHLSLLQNHHDRASSFLLQSEASVPPSAPASELCLNACPPPEVQSASSPRSQTEGLSAPVGLPSPRGPLCDCANCAAAALLSAEEERPCGKSLRSAEDSGHLFQAETELRDARSGSASDVLPELMRADFEEEAPAVACRLGQQQESLSQLRRSGLVRRRAERLERLTGMSPQDCQRSKSSSSHAEGKEDLSSFTGDFAKTSTPCQVRLEPTVVPLTNEALLGVVGSGPLTPASSPHGSALTRSSSTDSLRSVRGKPGLVRQRAQEIETRMRLAGLTVPSRLKRSNSLAKLGSLNLSSDDLCSACSSDAGTLLLLSLSPEPDPGPEWDSPTASTSSKPFKDLRTPERALPGEPRS